A single window of Candoia aspera isolate rCanAsp1 chromosome 3, rCanAsp1.hap2, whole genome shotgun sequence DNA harbors:
- the LOC134494653 gene encoding protocadherin gamma-B5-like, with protein sequence MERKQKKNGGAHRRQVLLLLQLSFPYWVASEQIHYSIPEEMTKGSVVGNLAKDLGLNSKELAKRSMHAASVDNMKYFGINTENGNFYINERIDREQICGKILLCLVNFEVVIENPLNIFHVSIKIQDINDNAPQFLNGNINLETSELTLPGSRFLLGKAEDPDIGINSLQNYQLSSNPYFILEVEESEDGNKFADLVLQKPLDRERQESIHLVLTAIDGGEPRKSSTVQILINVTDANDNPPIFTQEVYKVSLRENAPTGTTVLQTVASDADEGLYAQIRYHFSNIPGNAQEKFSMDPIKGTITLMKTLDFEENKEYTITVAAKDGGGLVTHCKVQIEIVDENDNYPEVTLVSLFTPLPEKSRSGTLIALINVKDKDAGDNGKITCYLQDDLPFNILPSSNNYYTLLTDRPLDREKTSEYNITVIATDKGIPPLSTNKTISLQISDINDNAPAFEKASYSIYVPENNPSGASIFQIQAFDPDVDQNSQITYSILTSNIEELPISSYISIHSETGTIYAQRSFDYEQFREFQLQVKAQDGGSPSLSSNVTVRVFILDQNDNSPQILSPSPDSKDSALFEMIPRSAEADYLVTKVVAVDADSGHNAWLSYHLIQATEPALFTIGSHTGEIRTARTFLERDSMKQRLVLLVKDNGQPPLSATIALNLVFAENFQEALPEMKNLMNSSEDQSDLQFYLVLALAVISFLFLFTVILAVVMKLRQSENPRFLQCFGPVPHTKTGAIFPPNFEEGTLPYSYQLCLSSESRKNELTVLTPNIHIAENILCGEKFGVSFADVGGNNLHCECYKTITGFNKKESGMVENVPIPM encoded by the exons ATggagagaaagcaaaaaaagaatGGAGGAGCACACCGAAGGCAAGTATTACTTCTCCTGCAATTATCGTTCCCTTACTGGGTTGCTTCAGAGCAGATTCATTATTCAATACCTGAGGAAATGACAAAAGGTTCTGTTGTGGGGAATCTTGCTAAGGATTTGGGGCTGAATAGCAAAGAACTGGCAAAacgcagcatgcatgctgcctcagTGGATAATATGAAATACTTTGGAATCAATACAGAAAATGGAAATTTCTATATAAATGAAAGGATAGACCGGGAACAAATATGTGGTAAAATTCTACTTTGCTTGGTTAACTTTGAAGTAGTGATTGAAAACCCTCTGAATATTTTCCATGTAAGTATAAAAATCCAGGATATTAATGATAATGCTCCACAGTTCCTTAATGGCAATATCAACTTGGAAACAAGTGAACTGACTTTGCCAGGCAGCAGATTTCTTCTTGGAAAAGCTGAAGATCCTGATATTGGAATAAATTCTTTGCAGAATTACCAGCTCAGTTCCAATCCATATTTCATTTTGGAAGTAGAAGAGAGCGAAGATGGAAATAAATTTGCAGATTTAGTTCTGCAGAAACCATTAGATCGTGAACGTCAAGAGTCTATTCATTTGGTTCTTACAGCAATAGATGGAGGTGAACCTAGAAAAAGTTCTACTGtgcaaatattaataaatgttaCTGATGCCAATGATAATCCCCCCATTTTTACTCAAGAGGTCTATAAAGTTAGTCTGAGGGAAAATGCTCCTACTGGAACCACTGTGCTCCAGACTGTGGCTTCTGATGCTGATGAAGGCCTATATGCTCAAATCAGATATCATTTCAGTAACATACCAGGAAACGCCCAAGAGAAATTCAGTATGGATCCAATCAAAGGGACAATTACTCTCATGAAGACATtagattttgaagaaaacaaagaatataCTATAACAGTGGCAGCAAAAGATGGTGGAGGATTAGTAACACATTGTAAAGTGCAAATAGAAATTGTAGATGAGAATGACAATTACCCAGAGGTAACACTAGTTTCCTTATTTACCCCACTTCCTGAAAAATCTAGGTCCGGAACCTTAATTGCTCTTATAAATGTTAAAGATAAAGATGCTGGTGACAATGGAAAGATAACTTGTTATTTACAAGATGATTTGCCATTCAACATTCTTCCATCATCTAACAACTATTACACACTCCTGACAGACAGACCCCTGGACAGAGAAAAAACTTCTGAGTATAACATTACAGTCATAGCTACTGACAAAGGAATTCCCCCACTGAGTACAAACAAAACCATCTCGCTGCAGATCTCTGATATCAATGACAATGCCCCTGCCTTTGAGAAAGCTTCCTACAGCATCTATGTGCCAGAAAACAATCCTTCTGGAGCTTCCATCTTCCAGATTCAGGCCTTTGATCCAGATGTGGACCAAAACTCACAGATCACATACTCCATCCTCACCAGCAACATTGAAGAACTTCCCATCTCTTCCTATATCTCCATTCATTCTGAGACTGGCACCATCTATGCCCAGCGATCCTTTGATTATGAGCAGTTCAGGGAATTCCAGCTGCAAGTGAAAGCCCAAGATGGAGGTAGTCCATCTCTCAGCAGCAACGTCACTGTCAGAGTGTTTATCCTGGATCAGAATGATAACAGCCCCCAAATCCTGTCCCCTTCACCAGATTCCAAAGATTCTGCCCTCTTTGAGATGATTCCTCGGTCAGCCGAGGCAGATTATCTGGTAACAAAGGTGGTAGCTGTGGATGCTGATTCCGGACACAACGCCTGGCTCTCCTACCACCTGATTCAAGCCACAGAGCCGGCACTCTTCACCATTGGCTCTCATACGGGTGAGATCAGGACAGCGAGAACCTTTTTGGAGAGAGATTCCATGAAGCAGAGACTCGTCCTTCTGGTGAAGGATAATGGGCAGCCACCTCTCTCAGCCACCATCGCTCTGAACCTGGTGTTTGCTGAGAACTTCCAGGAGGCCCTTCCAGAGATGAAAAACCTGATGAACAGCTCAGAGGATCAGTCTGACCTGCAGTTCTATTTGGTGTTGGCCTTAGCTGTGATTTCATTCTTATTCCTCTTCACAGTGATTCTGGCTGTTGTGATGAAACTCCGGCAGTCAGAGAATCCCAGATTCCTACAGTGTTTTGGTCCAGTTCCACATACCAAGACTGGTGCCATATTTCCTCCAAATTTTGAAGAAGGGACATTGCCTTATTCCTACCAACTTTGCCTCTCCTCTGAATCCAGAAAGAATGAGTTGACTGTGCTGACACCAAATATTCATATTGCTGAGAATATTCTTTGTGGTGAAAAATTTGGTGTATCTTTTGCGGACGTTGGAGGAAACAATTTACATTGTGAG TGTTACAAAACTATAACAGGATTTAATAAGAAAGAGAGTGGGATGGTTGAAAATGTGCCAATACCTATGTAA